The following coding sequences are from one Diabrotica virgifera virgifera chromosome 2, PGI_DIABVI_V3a window:
- the LOC126880153 gene encoding uncharacterized protein LOC126880153: MFSLLFITMTELNELGRLITELLSEDEELEDSGDSYSPSSESLSDENEEITDRRPRNKAKKRVPADISTTATKSKPALMPIDLPSTSTAGAHQTTSNDEVHLPINPVGEEVIIDQVTNTKPPPVKRRKRDVSSWKSQKRYISHQKGESYVSRRGIVEPAKEVKSLKDCLNDCKFKCGVSISENERQALFKAFYGMNQNGKHQYLGYNHKISVRKT; encoded by the exons ATGTTTTCATTGTTGTTTATAACAATGACGGAACTAAATGAGTTGGGACGACTTATTACTGAGTTATTAAGTGAGGATGAAGAATTAGAGGACTCGGGTGATTCTTACTCCCCATCATCAGAAAGTTTAAGCGATGAAAATGAAGAAATTACTGACAG GCGACCCAGAAATAAAGCCAAGAAGCGTGTTCCTGCAGATATTTCAACAACGGCAACCAAATCAAAACCAGCGTTGATGCCCATTGATCTCCCATCAACTTCAACCGCTGGCGCTCACCAAACTACTTCAAATGATGAGGTCCATTTGCCTATAAATCCGGTTGGGGAAGAAGTTATTATTGATCAGGTAACAAACACTAAACCTCCTCCTGTTAAGAGAAGAAAAAGGGATGTTTCTTCTTGGAAAAGCCAGAAACGTTATATCAGCCATCAAAAAGGGGAATCTTATGTGAGTCGTAGAGGAATTGTAGAGCCCGCTAAAGAAGTTAAAAGTTTGAAGGACTGTTTAAATGACTGTAAATTTAAATGTGGGGTATCTATTAGTGAAAATGAAAGACAAGCTTTGTTTAAGGCGTTTTATGGCATGAATCAAAATGGAAAACATCAATATCTTGGGTACAACCACAAAATATCAGTCAGAAAGACCTAA